In Ruminococcaceae bacterium BL-6, a genomic segment contains:
- the thlA gene encoding Acetyl-CoA acetyltransferase (Evidence 2a : Function from experimental evidences in other organisms; PubMedId : 7867955, 11075929, 11466286, 1685080; Product type e : enzyme), producing the protein MAMENVYIMGAVRTAVGKYGGSLKSVPAHTMGALVIKEAVRRAGVNKEWIDEVILGEVRQSTEASNIARCAALEAGLPENVPGFTVNRLCASAMQATLCGCQEIWCGQADVIVAGGTENMSRAPMYIRQGRWGDGPMVLVDSNIEAGSTAAPASIYGPGLSMTRTAENVAERFHITREQQDAFAVESQRRAAAAIAAGHFKKEIIPVEVKEKKRTFVFDTDEFPRAGTTMEVLAKLRSIVKPGGTVTAGNSCGLNDGASALVLMSGHRMNETGLKPLARIVGVARAALDPTIMGYGPVYATRRVMERTGMTVEQMDLVELNEAFASQAVACIRDLGLDPEKVNINGGAIALGHPLGSTGTRLIITLLHNLQRTGGRYGLATLCIGGGQSMATIIEKL; encoded by the coding sequence ATGGCAATGGAAAACGTTTATATCATGGGCGCCGTCCGCACAGCCGTAGGAAAATACGGCGGTTCGCTGAAGAGCGTACCGGCCCATACGATGGGCGCGCTGGTAATCAAAGAGGCGGTGCGCCGCGCCGGTGTGAATAAAGAATGGATAGACGAGGTCATTCTCGGCGAAGTGCGGCAGAGCACCGAGGCCTCCAACATCGCCCGGTGCGCCGCCCTCGAGGCCGGCCTGCCGGAGAACGTGCCCGGCTTCACCGTGAACCGGCTGTGCGCCTCCGCCATGCAGGCCACGCTCTGCGGCTGTCAGGAGATCTGGTGCGGCCAGGCTGACGTCATCGTGGCAGGCGGCACGGAGAACATGAGCCGCGCCCCCATGTACATCCGTCAAGGGCGCTGGGGCGACGGTCCCATGGTGCTGGTGGACTCCAACATCGAAGCCGGCAGCACTGCGGCTCCCGCCTCCATCTACGGCCCCGGCCTGAGCATGACCAGGACTGCAGAAAACGTAGCCGAGCGTTTCCATATCACACGGGAGCAGCAGGATGCCTTCGCTGTGGAGAGCCAGCGCAGGGCTGCCGCCGCCATTGCGGCGGGCCACTTCAAAAAAGAGATCATCCCCGTGGAGGTGAAAGAGAAAAAGCGCACCTTCGTCTTCGATACGGACGAGTTTCCCCGGGCCGGGACCACCATGGAAGTGCTGGCCAAGCTGCGCTCCATCGTCAAGCCCGGCGGGACGGTGACCGCCGGCAACTCCTGCGGCCTCAACGACGGCGCCTCCGCCCTGGTCCTGATGTCCGGGCACAGGATGAATGAGACAGGGCTGAAGCCTTTGGCCCGGATCGTGGGCGTTGCCAGAGCCGCCCTGGACCCGACCATTATGGGCTATGGCCCGGTGTACGCTACCCGCAGGGTGATGGAGCGCACCGGGATGACCGTGGAGCAGATGGACCTAGTGGAGCTGAACGAGGCCTTTGCCTCCCAGGCGGTGGCTTGTATCCGGGATCTGGGCCTTGATCCGGAGAAGGTCAACATCAACGGAGGAGCCATCGCTCTGGGGCACCCCCTGGGCAGCACCGGCACCCGCCTGATCATCACTCTGCTGCACAACCTTCAGCGCACCGGCGGCCGATACGGGCTGGCCACCCTGTGTATCGGTGGCGGACAGTCCATGGCCACAATCATTGAAAAGCTGTGA
- the crt gene encoding Short-chain-enoyl-CoA hydratase (Evidence 2a : Function from experimental evidences in other organisms; PubMedId : 8655474, 11466286, 5057466; Product type e : enzyme), whose amino-acid sequence MGIKFENILYEIRDGILYLTLNRPEARNALTPEMWKDISAAVQCAREDDLVRVVIVTGAGEKALASGADIREIHDRDYLKMLLGTAPAALKDLEDLYKPVICAINGYALGGGCELAMACDIRIATGRSKLGQPELGLSIIPGAGGTQRLSRLVGLGRARELIYTGKIITAQEAQAIGLVNQVTEDDRGSLMAAAEEMARQIMAKGPVAVTMAKMAINLGYETDINTGLMIERLAQTIAFSTEDRKEGTAAFLEKRPARFKGR is encoded by the coding sequence GTGGGAATAAAATTCGAAAATATTCTCTACGAAATCCGGGATGGCATTTTATATCTGACCCTGAACCGCCCGGAGGCCCGCAATGCCCTTACTCCGGAAATGTGGAAGGACATCAGCGCCGCTGTTCAGTGCGCCCGGGAGGATGACCTCGTCAGGGTGGTCATCGTTACCGGCGCCGGAGAAAAGGCCTTGGCCAGCGGCGCGGATATCCGCGAAATCCATGACCGGGACTATCTGAAGATGCTGCTGGGTACGGCGCCGGCGGCTCTGAAAGATCTGGAGGATCTGTATAAGCCTGTCATCTGCGCCATCAACGGCTATGCCCTGGGGGGTGGCTGCGAGCTGGCCATGGCCTGTGATATCCGCATCGCCACCGGGCGCTCCAAGCTCGGGCAGCCCGAACTTGGCCTGAGCATCATTCCCGGCGCCGGAGGGACCCAGCGGCTGAGCCGGCTGGTGGGGCTGGGCAGGGCCAGGGAACTGATCTACACCGGAAAAATCATCACCGCACAGGAGGCTCAGGCCATCGGTCTGGTCAACCAGGTGACCGAGGACGACCGGGGTTCCCTGATGGCCGCGGCGGAGGAGATGGCGCGCCAGATTATGGCCAAGGGGCCGGTGGCTGTCACCATGGCGAAAATGGCCATCAATCTCGGCTACGAGACCGACATCAATACCGGCCTGATGATCGAGCGCCTGGCTCAGACCATCGCGTTCAGCACCGAGGACAGGAAAGAGGGGACCGCCGCTTTTCTGGAAAAGCGTCCCGCCCGCTTCAAAGGACGCTGA
- a CDS encoding protein of unknown function (Evidence 5 : Unknown function), which yields MAQRLLYYVDIEHAPIESAALRQGIVKGESLLWQWKTFISWAPSAQP from the coding sequence TTGGCACAGAGATTGCTTTACTACGTTGATATAGAACATGCACCAATTGAGTCTGCCGCGCTGCGGCAGGGCATTGTGAAAGGGGAATCTCTGTTATGGCAATGGAAAACGTTTATATCATGGGCGCCGTCCGCACAGCCGTAG
- the hadI gene encoding 2-hydroxyisocaproyl-CoA dehydratase activator (Evidence 2a : Function from experimental evidences in other organisms; PubMedId : 15654892, 22827463; Product type e : enzyme): MYTLGIDIGSTSSKAAILQNGDELVAHAVEPLGTGTEGPRHALEKAFGLCGLSQEDISYTVATGYGRMNCDCADEQISELSCHAKGIHFLLPTVRTVIDIGGQDAKALSITDEGQLTAFQMNDKCAAGTGRFLDVMARVLDVEISELGPLSQKSRHPVSISSTCTVFAESEVISQLSSKVPIEDIAAGIHSSVAKRVAGMSLRLKQTPDLAMSGGVALNIGVVHAMEQEMGCRILVHPLCQSAGAIGAAVLAWEKRKKEKVDYHE; encoded by the coding sequence ATGTATACTCTCGGAATCGACATCGGTTCCACTTCCAGCAAGGCAGCAATCCTGCAGAACGGGGATGAGCTTGTCGCCCACGCGGTAGAACCGTTGGGCACCGGCACGGAAGGCCCCCGGCACGCTCTGGAAAAGGCGTTCGGCCTGTGCGGCCTTTCCCAGGAGGATATCAGCTATACGGTGGCTACGGGCTACGGCCGGATGAACTGCGATTGCGCCGACGAGCAGATCAGCGAGCTGAGCTGCCACGCAAAGGGGATTCATTTCCTGCTGCCCACCGTACGTACCGTCATCGATATCGGCGGTCAGGACGCCAAGGCGCTGAGCATCACGGACGAGGGACAGCTTACCGCGTTCCAGATGAACGACAAATGCGCGGCGGGCACGGGCCGCTTCCTCGACGTGATGGCTCGGGTCCTGGATGTGGAGATCAGCGAACTGGGCCCTTTATCCCAGAAATCCCGGCATCCGGTCAGCATCAGCAGCACCTGCACGGTGTTCGCCGAATCGGAGGTGATCTCTCAGCTGTCTTCCAAGGTGCCCATTGAAGACATTGCGGCGGGAATTCACAGCTCGGTGGCCAAACGCGTGGCCGGAATGTCGCTGCGCCTGAAGCAAACCCCCGACTTGGCCATGAGCGGGGGGGTCGCCCTGAACATCGGGGTGGTCCATGCCATGGAGCAGGAGATGGGATGCCGGATTCTGGTTCATCCGCTGTGCCAGTCGGCGGGCGCCATAGGCGCCGCCGTTCTGGCATGGGAAAAACGAAAAAAGGAGAAGGTTGATTATCATGAGTGA
- the hadB gene encoding (R)-2-hydroxyisocaproyl-CoA dehydratase alpha subunit (Evidence 2a : Function from experimental evidences in other organisms; PubMedId : 15654892, 21366233; Product type e : enzyme), whose protein sequence is MSEHTTAAEAAAPAPKPRRPKPKSMIMLGEQTQALFDNARLAKERGEKVGWSASIFPQEIAETLGLNVLYPENHAAGIAARHQADPFLQECEGPLGYSNDLCAYAKLNLAYASVLNGESGVELPDGGKMVKPDFLLLTNNICNQLTKWYENLAEQMNIPVFFIDTCYNPYDYVTESRVRYVRAQIDQLIQDLCAFTGKSWDEERFRKVMKISQRNSCLWERANDLLDRRPSPLSGFELFNYMSAMVCNRGKESSTAILEQLNAEIEQHIAEGTSTFPVEEQFRVSWDGIACWPYLSHNLRTMKKYGINMVASSYGKAWAIEYEDLDGMARAYCFASTNGDNATTMIARRLEALKKFGCEGTIYHVNRSCKVMDCQMMEVQRQLSELAGVPFASFDGDQADYRNYSEAQFETRIQGLVEVMSQNKEAKGND, encoded by the coding sequence ATGAGTGAACATACAACCGCGGCGGAAGCCGCCGCACCCGCGCCGAAGCCCAGGCGTCCAAAGCCAAAGTCCATGATCATGCTGGGCGAGCAGACCCAGGCGCTGTTTGACAATGCCCGGCTGGCCAAAGAACGGGGCGAAAAGGTAGGATGGTCCGCCTCGATCTTCCCCCAGGAGATCGCCGAGACCCTGGGGCTGAACGTGCTGTATCCGGAAAATCACGCCGCTGGCATCGCGGCCCGCCACCAGGCGGATCCTTTCCTGCAGGAGTGCGAAGGGCCTTTGGGCTACTCCAACGACCTGTGCGCCTACGCCAAGCTGAACTTGGCTTACGCCTCCGTTCTCAACGGCGAAAGCGGGGTGGAGCTGCCCGACGGGGGCAAGATGGTCAAACCCGACTTCCTGCTGCTGACCAACAACATCTGCAACCAGCTGACCAAGTGGTACGAGAATCTGGCTGAGCAGATGAACATCCCTGTTTTCTTCATCGACACCTGCTACAATCCCTATGATTATGTGACTGAGAGCCGGGTGCGCTATGTCCGCGCACAAATCGACCAGCTGATTCAGGATCTGTGCGCCTTTACCGGAAAGTCCTGGGATGAGGAGCGGTTCCGGAAGGTGATGAAGATCTCCCAGCGCAACAGCTGTCTGTGGGAGCGGGCCAACGATCTGCTGGACCGCAGGCCCTCCCCCCTGAGCGGATTCGAACTGTTCAACTACATGTCCGCAATGGTGTGCAACCGGGGCAAGGAATCCTCCACCGCCATTCTGGAGCAGCTGAACGCCGAGATTGAGCAGCACATCGCCGAGGGGACCTCCACTTTCCCTGTGGAGGAGCAGTTCCGGGTCTCGTGGGATGGCATCGCCTGCTGGCCCTATCTCAGCCACAATCTGCGCACGATGAAAAAATACGGCATCAACATGGTTGCCTCCAGCTACGGAAAGGCATGGGCGATCGAATATGAGGATCTGGACGGCATGGCCCGGGCCTACTGCTTCGCCTCCACCAACGGCGACAATGCCACCACCATGATCGCGCGGCGGCTGGAGGCCCTGAAGAAGTTCGGCTGCGAGGGCACCATCTATCATGTCAACCGTAGCTGCAAGGTGATGGACTGTCAGATGATGGAGGTTCAGCGCCAGCTTTCCGAGCTGGCGGGCGTCCCCTTTGCCTCCTTCGACGGCGACCAGGCGGATTACCGCAACTACAGCGAAGCCCAGTTTGAAACCCGCATCCAGGGCTTGGTGGAAGTCATGAGCCAAAATAAGGAGGCGAAGGGCAATGACTGA
- a CDS encoding Putative acyl-CoA transferase (Evidence 3 : Putative function from multiple computational evidences; Product type e : enzyme), whose product MRPMENIRVVELSTMLAGPMTARILAEWGADVVKVESVNGDAWRKQAGTTLSPCTKDANPNFDVQNMNKRFVCLNLRTEAGRAAMRKLLSGADVFVTNYRVQALEAMGLTYDQLKGEFPRLIHASVLGYGSEGKESSRPGYDYTVFFARTGLMADLAPAGGPPLIPVGGIGDHSVAVALSGGIAAALYQRSVTGQGDKVDVSLLQAGTFILCTGILNGFNGRKLPRDRYDCGHAGSNTYRGSDGEWFYLAIIDYRRFPEFCQVIGLPEIAADPRFSTVDSYYRNRSELTRILDKKFAEQPVFYWHELLDAHDLPHEVLYHFKDVPYDPQVQANHYTYFHEYSDGTRTVFANGPVHFGSIDPSAIPCRTSGPIGRDTDEVLKELGYTDDQIHTMHQSEEIK is encoded by the coding sequence ATGAGACCGATGGAAAACATTCGCGTGGTAGAGTTGTCCACGATGCTGGCCGGCCCTATGACCGCCCGGATTTTGGCCGAGTGGGGCGCGGACGTCGTCAAGGTGGAGTCTGTAAACGGCGACGCGTGGCGCAAGCAGGCGGGTACTACGCTTTCCCCCTGCACAAAAGACGCAAACCCCAATTTCGATGTGCAGAACATGAACAAGCGCTTTGTCTGCCTGAATCTGCGGACAGAGGCAGGGCGGGCCGCCATGAGGAAGCTTCTGTCCGGGGCGGATGTCTTTGTCACCAACTACCGCGTTCAGGCACTGGAGGCCATGGGCCTTACTTACGACCAGCTGAAAGGGGAGTTTCCCCGCCTGATCCATGCCTCCGTGCTGGGCTATGGCAGCGAGGGAAAGGAGAGCTCCCGCCCCGGATATGACTACACCGTATTCTTTGCCCGAACTGGTCTGATGGCTGACCTGGCCCCGGCCGGCGGCCCGCCTCTTATCCCCGTGGGAGGAATCGGCGACCACAGCGTGGCCGTCGCTCTGTCCGGGGGAATCGCCGCCGCGCTTTATCAAAGATCCGTTACAGGGCAGGGCGATAAGGTGGATGTCTCCCTGCTGCAGGCGGGCACCTTCATTCTCTGCACGGGTATCTTAAACGGCTTTAACGGGCGCAAGCTGCCCCGGGACCGTTATGACTGCGGGCACGCCGGCAGCAACACCTACCGGGGGTCCGACGGGGAATGGTTTTATCTTGCCATCATAGATTACCGGCGATTTCCCGAATTCTGCCAGGTGATCGGCCTGCCAGAGATCGCCGCGGACCCCAGATTCTCCACCGTGGATTCGTACTACAGGAACAGAAGCGAGCTGACCAGGATCCTGGATAAAAAATTTGCGGAACAGCCGGTCTTTTACTGGCATGAGTTGTTGGATGCCCACGACCTTCCGCATGAAGTTTTGTATCACTTCAAGGATGTCCCCTATGACCCGCAGGTGCAGGCGAACCATTACACCTATTTCCATGAATATTCGGACGGAACCAGGACCGTATTCGCCAATGGCCCGGTCCACTTCGGCTCCATCGACCCGTCCGCGATCCCCTGCCGGACATCCGGCCCCATCGGTCGGGATACGGATGAGGTCCTGAAGGAGCTGGGTTATACGGATGACCAGATCCATACCATGCATCAGTCCGAAGAAATCAAATGA
- the hbd gene encoding 3-hydroxybutyryl-CoA dehydrogenase (Evidence 2a : Function from experimental evidences in other organisms; PubMedId : 8655474, 25112316; Product type e : enzyme) gives MNIEQVKTIVVIGAGAMGQQIAMNTALNGRASGYQVILCDSFPSAVEKAQKWAADYLAGRVAKGRVTQAEADRISASLSFSRDVDGTAAQADFVIEAIIENLEIKRELFGRISKLCKPDAILGTNSSNIVSSKLADVTRNPQRLLNIHYFNPALVMQLVELVRSPHTAPETVETARAFAVNTGKSPIVINKEIAGFVANRINAAVTHEACSLLEKGIASVEDIDTACEKGLGYPMGPFRLMDLTGIDVNYYVRRDRYAESGDEYDKPSPLVVEKFQKGEFGRKTGKGWYDYSGTGKNKG, from the coding sequence ATGAACATCGAACAGGTCAAAACCATCGTTGTAATCGGCGCCGGAGCCATGGGTCAGCAGATCGCCATGAACACCGCTCTCAACGGCCGGGCCAGCGGCTATCAGGTCATCCTCTGCGATTCCTTCCCCAGCGCGGTGGAAAAAGCGCAAAAATGGGCCGCCGACTATCTGGCGGGCCGGGTGGCCAAGGGCCGCGTCACGCAGGCCGAGGCCGACCGGATATCGGCCAGCCTGTCCTTCTCCCGGGATGTGGATGGGACGGCAGCCCAAGCCGATTTTGTCATCGAAGCCATTATCGAAAATCTCGAGATCAAGCGGGAGCTGTTCGGGCGGATCAGCAAGCTGTGCAAGCCGGACGCCATTCTGGGGACCAACAGCTCCAATATCGTCAGCTCCAAGCTGGCCGACGTCACCCGGAACCCCCAGCGCCTGCTGAATATCCATTACTTCAACCCCGCCTTGGTGATGCAGCTCGTGGAGCTGGTCCGCAGCCCGCATACCGCACCGGAAACGGTCGAGACCGCCAGGGCTTTTGCCGTCAATACTGGAAAATCTCCCATCGTCATCAACAAGGAGATCGCCGGCTTTGTGGCCAACCGAATCAACGCCGCGGTAACCCACGAGGCCTGCTCCCTGCTGGAAAAGGGCATCGCTTCGGTCGAGGACATCGACACCGCCTGTGAAAAGGGGCTGGGGTACCCCATGGGCCCCTTCCGCCTGATGGACCTGACCGGTATCGACGTCAATTACTATGTTCGCCGGGACCGCTATGCTGAGAGCGGCGACGAGTATGACAAGCCCAGCCCTCTGGTCGTAGAAAAGTTTCAGAAGGGCGAGTTTGGGAGAAAAACCGGTAAGGGCTGGTATGACTATTCCGGAACCGGCAAAAATAAGGGTTGA